ATTGCTACTGGATGCCCCTGGCGGGATATTCGATCTGCTGCGCCGCTTTACCGGTTTCTACAACATCCCAATCATCACCATTGTATTGGTAGGCTTTCTGACTAAACGCGTTCCAGCTGTGGCCGCTAAGTTTGTCCTCGGCTTCCACATCGTCTTCTACGGCAGCTACATGTTTGCTGGTTTGGATGAGATGATCGATCTGCACTACATCCACATCATGGGTATCATGTTTGCGTTGGAAGTGGGCATCATGATGTTGTTTGGTAAACTAATGCCTAAAACCGACTACCAACCCAAAGAGATCAAGCCAGTTATCCCTATGCAACCATGGCACCATGCTAAGAGCATGAGCGTATTCATCGTGGCAGGTCTAGTGACCATCTACGTAACGCTGTCGCCATTGGGCTTGGCTAACCCAGATGGTATCGCCAACACATATCCGATGTTAGTTGCTGGGATTTGGATGATTGCTGTGGTAATTATTCGCCAATTAAGAAAATCAGTTACTGGAAATGCCTGTGCGTCCACCAATTAAAAAGAGCATCAAGCTGGATGACGTTGCATCGTTGGCGGGAGTGTCTCCGTCAACCGTGTCACTGTACGTCCGTCGCCCTGACAAAGTCTCCGCCAATACCGGAACTAAGATTCAACAAGCGATCGACGAGTTAGGCTATGTGCACAATAAAATTGCCAGCCAACTGACTGGGGGCAGAAGTCAATCAATGGCTCTGCTGGTGCCTTCAATCGCCAACATCGCCTTTAGCGAAGCGATACAGCAGATTGAAAAGCAGCTAAGTCAGGCTAACTACACATTGTCTATCGCAACCTATGATCACGACCTCGACAAAGAAGAGGAACAGATCCGTTCGATACTGGCGTGGAAGCCAGCGGCTATTGCCATCACCGGTGCGACGCATAAGCCGAATACGATTAAGATGCTTAAAGCGTCTGGGATCCCGGTGGTACAGATGTTTCAGGTCGACCGCGGCGATTTTACTGCTCAGGTGGGCATCAACCACACCAAAGCGGGCTATGCTGCGGCTGACTATTTACTAGAAACTGGCTGTAAAAAACCAGCCTATTTCAGTACTCGGTTAGAAGACGATGTTCGTGCCAAAAAGCGTTGCAATGGCTTCATTGCGGCACTAGAAGAACACAATATCGAGCCTGTAGTGGTCGATATTGCTGGCAATGAAAATATCTATGCGGCCACCCGCCCTGCGCTGCTTAGGGCAATGGTAGCGAACCGAGGAATTGATGGGATCTTTGCCTCAAACGACTCCATCGCTACCGCGTTGCTAATGGAAGCAAACGACAAAGGCATTAAGGTGCCAGAACAGTTAAGCATCCTCGGCTTTGGTGACTTCCCCTACAGTGGTTACTTATCGCCAGTATCGCTCAGCAGTATGAGTTTGCATGCCAAGCAAGTGGCACGCCACAGCGCTGAAATGATGCTTAGAATGGCGCAAGATGAAAGCTATGAAGGTGAACGGATTGATGTTGGCTTTGAGATCATCCCACGTCAAAGTACGCGGTTACCTGCTATCTAATATCAGCAACTGATATAAAAGGGACTTCGGTCCCTTCTTTTATGGCTGTGTACCAATTAAGTGTTGCTCTTTCCTAGGCTGTTAAAGCACTGGCTAAGCGAGTGTTGATACCAGGGGGAAGTACTACCGCCATTGTTCTTCTGCCGCATTGGAGCACTCCAGCAAAGCGTTTTGGGCGGCGGCCTAAGGCAAGGGGGATTCCCAAGGGGGGCGAAGCTCCGCCCTAATGCATACAAGAATGTGCCGTCGCCACCGCGACATAGTCCTCTAAAAGCACCGAAATCGGTGAAGCCGAAGGCTTGCTATAAACCTCAACAGTTAACTGTGACACAGCCTCAAAAAAGCCTCCATCGTTACCCATCGATGGAAGCTTTT
The genomic region above belongs to Ferrimonas lipolytica and contains:
- a CDS encoding LacI family DNA-binding transcriptional regulator, translated to MRPPIKKSIKLDDVASLAGVSPSTVSLYVRRPDKVSANTGTKIQQAIDELGYVHNKIASQLTGGRSQSMALLVPSIANIAFSEAIQQIEKQLSQANYTLSIATYDHDLDKEEEQIRSILAWKPAAIAITGATHKPNTIKMLKASGIPVVQMFQVDRGDFTAQVGINHTKAGYAAADYLLETGCKKPAYFSTRLEDDVRAKKRCNGFIAALEEHNIEPVVVDIAGNENIYAATRPALLRAMVANRGIDGIFASNDSIATALLMEANDKGIKVPEQLSILGFGDFPYSGYLSPVSLSSMSLHAKQVARHSAEMMLRMAQDESYEGERIDVGFEIIPRQSTRLPAI